The Chloroflexota bacterium genomic interval GCATTGGGGGCATCCGGCAGCGCGGCGAAGGACAACGAGGCTAGGGGAGGGCCGGGGTGGGGATGGGTGGGGTAGAACAGACAGGCTACGCATGGATGCCGTAGAACCAACTTTGCGCGGAAAGGGCTGGGGTGGGTTTAGGTGAGGTGGCCCCGCTCATTCGCGCCCCATGACCGAGATGCGCCCGATGCGCTGGCCGCTTTGACAAAGGCGTGGCCCGACCTATAATCTGGGCGTGTGGGAGACTCTCATCGCTAGGAGTGGCCCGTGAAACCGCGAAGTCAAATCCGTTCGGCCCTACGATGGCTGGCGCCCGGCATGCACGTGAAGCGCTGGCTCCTGTTGCTGCTGCTGGGCACAACCATCGTGGGCCTGGGCGTGGCGTACCTCCTGCGGGAAGTCTACGTGCGGTGGACGTTTCCGCCGGTGTTCTACTACCTCACGCTGCAATTCATCGGGCGGCAGTGGCGCGGGCTTCTGTTCGGGGTGCTGGGGCTTACGGCCATCGCCGTCGCCATCTACCAACTCAACCGTTCGCTGCTGGCGGCGTTCTTGCGGCCCGGGCAGGAGGACGTCGCCGAGGCGGTGTACAGGCACTGGCAGCGGGAGCGCGGCCCCAAGATCGTGGCCATCGGCGGCGGAACCGGCTTGTCCACCCTGCTGCGCGGGCTGAAGGAACACACGCAGAACATCACGGCCATCGTTACCGTCGCCGACGACGGCGGCAGTTCCGGCAGGCTGCGCCGCCAACTGGGGGTGCTGCCACCCGGCGATTTCCGCAACTGCCTCACGGCTCTCGCCGACGCCGAGTCGCTCACCACGCAACTGTTCCAGTATCGGTTCGGCGAGGGCGAGGGCCTGAACGGGCACAGTTTCGGCAATCTATTCATCGTCGCGATGGCGGGCGTAACAGGCAACTTTGAGCGGGCGCTGCTGGAATCCAGCAAAGTCCTGG includes:
- a CDS encoding YvcK family protein, encoding MKPRSQIRSALRWLAPGMHVKRWLLLLLLGTTIVGLGVAYLLREVYVRWTFPPVFYYLTLQFIGRQWRGLLFGVLGLTAIAVAIYQLNRSLLAAFLRPGQEDVAEAVYRHWQRERGPKIVAIGGGTGLSTLLRGLKEHTQNITAIVTVADDGGSSGRLRRQLGVLPPGDFRNCLTALADAESLTTQLFQYRFGEGEGLNGHSFGNLFIVAMAGVTGNFERALLESSKVLAVRGQILPSTLENVTLVAELKDEDEELPAVVEGESQIPESGRPIERVFLQPGDAPAYPGALRAILEADLIVAGPGSLYTSVLPNLLVPDIVRAVRASRAKKIYVCNVATQRGETEGYTLADHMAALQRHVGPDVFPNVLANDNLTESLPNVPGVAWVRPEYPPDAPYRVYKADLVDRECPWRHDSEKLARWLIEFCEKGE